In Paenarthrobacter sp. GOM3, a single window of DNA contains:
- a CDS encoding phage holin family protein produces the protein MSSPADLPPTTTAHEKAETLPLGELLSDLTRDVSTLMRQEVELAKAELKESATKAGKGAGMLGGAAYAGHITVLFLSIALWWALGQLIGLGWSAVVVAVIWGIIAAVLASMGRKELKTINGMPRTAETVKEIPPALKPNTEETR, from the coding sequence TAGTCCTGCCGACCTGCCTCCCACAACGACTGCGCACGAGAAGGCTGAAACCCTTCCCCTGGGTGAGCTGTTGAGCGACCTGACGCGCGACGTTTCCACGTTGATGCGCCAGGAAGTGGAGCTGGCCAAGGCGGAACTCAAGGAGTCCGCCACCAAGGCTGGCAAGGGCGCGGGAATGCTGGGCGGTGCAGCTTACGCCGGCCACATCACCGTGCTGTTCCTGTCCATTGCCCTCTGGTGGGCTTTGGGCCAGCTCATTGGCCTTGGATGGTCCGCCGTTGTCGTGGCGGTCATCTGGGGAATCATCGCTGCCGTGCTGGCCTCCATGGGCCGCAAGGAACTGAAGACCATCAACGGCATGCCGCGTACGGCCGAAACCGTCAAGGAAATACCCCCCGCTTTGAAACCGAACACTGAGGAGACACGATGA
- a CDS encoding DUF3618 domain-containing protein: MTQNPDALRADIEETRRRLSTNVDAVADKVTPSHIVNRRVDRMKTAVFGARDDVQDRAGDVANRAGDAVSGVASNVSGAVSDLGDAPQVLKSKAQGSPIAAGLIAFGAGLLVSALFPPSEKEREAAHALKDAAQPLTDELSHAAQEVAEHLKEPAQDAMQNVKDSATEAAANVKDEGQAAAADVQDRAGAAKDNISNQ, encoded by the coding sequence ATGACGCAGAACCCCGACGCCCTGCGCGCCGATATCGAAGAAACTCGCCGGCGGCTGAGCACCAACGTTGATGCCGTGGCGGACAAGGTCACCCCGTCCCACATCGTCAACCGCCGGGTGGACAGGATGAAGACGGCCGTGTTCGGTGCCCGCGACGACGTCCAGGACCGTGCCGGTGACGTAGCCAACCGCGCCGGGGACGCTGTCTCCGGCGTAGCCAGCAACGTGTCCGGTGCCGTCTCGGATCTGGGCGACGCACCGCAGGTGTTGAAGAGCAAGGCCCAGGGCAGCCCGATCGCCGCGGGGCTCATCGCCTTCGGCGCAGGCCTCCTGGTGTCCGCCCTCTTCCCGCCGTCGGAGAAGGAACGCGAAGCCGCCCACGCCCTCAAGGACGCGGCCCAGCCCCTCACCGACGAGCTGAGCCACGCTGCGCAGGAAGTCGCTGAGCACCTCAAGGAACCCGCCCAGGACGCGATGCAGAACGTCAAGGACTCCGCCACGGAGGCTGCGGCCAACGTCAAGGACGAAGGGCAGGCCGCAGCCGCCGATGTTCAGGACCGCGCCGGCGCAGCCAAGGACAACATCAGCAACCAGTAA